One window from the genome of Microcebus murinus isolate Inina chromosome X, M.murinus_Inina_mat1.0, whole genome shotgun sequence encodes:
- the PLAC1 gene encoding placenta-specific protein 1 has translation MKVFELIAGMVLLASVFSVCSGQNPMTVLCSIDWFMVSVEPLMLNNDVYVHFHELHMGLGCPANYVQPHVYQFTYRVTECGIRAKVVSQDVVIYSTEMHYASKGTSSKYVIPVSCVAPQKSPWLTMPCSLRVASMSGTPAQNDETCYEVFSLSPPSQMANCDCPPCVFNERAYPQGPHQQAQAQGAQGAQGARSMQPSYFVDISEDWCLHSDDLIGPM, from the coding sequence ATGAAAGTTTTCGAGCTGATAGCAGGGATGGTCCTCCTCGCCTCTGTGTTTTCCGTCTGTTCTGGACAAAATCCAATGACTGTGCTGTGCTCCATAGACTGGTTCATGGTCTCAGTAGAGCCCCTCATGTTGAACAACGATGTATATGTACACTTTCATGAGTTGCACATGGGTCTGGGTTGCCCTGCCAACTATGTCCAGCCACATGTCTACCAGTTCACCTACCGTGTTACCGAGTGTGGCATCAGGGCTAAGGTTGTCTCCCAGGACGTGGTTATCTACAGCACTGAGATGCACTATGCCTCTAAAGGCACATCATCCAAGTATGTGATCCCAGTGTCATGCGTTGCCCCTCAAAAGTCCCCATGGCTCACCATGCCCTGCTCCTTGAGAGTAGCCAGCATGAGTGGGACCCCAGCCCAGAATGATGAGACATGCTACGAGGTGTTCAGCTTGTCACCACCCAGCCAAATGGCCAACTGCGATTGTCCGCCTTGTGTCTTTAATGAAAGAGCGTATCCCCAGGGTCCCCATCAACAAGCACAGGCACAGGGGGCACAGGGGGCACAGGGGGCCCGTTCTATGCAGCCATcttactttgttgatatttccgAGGACTGGTGTCTTCACTCAGATGATCTGATTGGTCCTATGTGA